The Orcinus orca chromosome 20, mOrcOrc1.1, whole genome shotgun sequence region TGCCTTTTGAAATACGCACGTGCCTCCTAACCATGCCCCCGCCCCTGGAAAAGGATGTTGTTGGTCATCTTTGGTTTTCAAACTCCCAAATGTTTCCCAACTAAAGGTTAATTTTTGCTCCACGTTCTGAGTCGTTTGATGTATCCGTGGCGCTACCTCAGACATGCACTAAGCTCCAAGGGGGAAAATCTATCTCTTCGGTCTTTGGAAAATGCATTATAGCAGATGCCTCTTGACCCTGTCTGCACATCAGGATCTCCGGAGGAGCTTTTAAACTCCAAATCAGTGCCCAGGGCCCATCCCCAGGTGTTGTGGTTTAAGTGGCCTAGGGTAGAGCTGGGCTCTGGGAGTTTCCAAAGCTTGCCAGGAAGTCCCACGGGCAGCGGGCTGAGCCCCACCCATCTCCAAGTGCCTGTGGCTGTGCAAATGCAACCTTGGTAGCTCCCAGGGGGTTGAGAAACCCAGCACTCAAGGGCTGAAAAccctggaggtgggagtggggaggagggacgCAAAGATCGATTTCTTTGtcaatatttgtttgttttccaaacGTTGATAGCCAAGACCCAAGCTGGGGGTCCAGCAGAAGTCAGATTTATTCTGTGCACCCCCTGCCTTAGGCTCCCAGTCACAGCCAAGAAGGGTGGGGAGGAAGTGGCGGGGAGGCgaagagaggcagggaggctgaCTCTGATTGGGAGAGGTTTTTAGGAAGCCTTCCAGGTGGAGCTGACACACAATAGAGGAGGGAAAGGGCACTCCGGGCAGGGAGtacagcatgtgcaaagaccctggggtgcggcttttttttctttaaaccatcTGTGAGTTACATACGTTAAGATATACTACAGAGGGGGCGTAAGAGGTGGGTgcgattaaaaaaagaaaaagacggGAGGGCGTCAGGTCAAACACAGCttccaggacttctctggtggcacagttgttaagaatccgcctgccagtgcaggggacatgggttcgagccccggtccgggaagatcccacatgctgcggagcaactaagcctgtgtgccacaattactgagcctgcgctctagagcccgggagccacaactactgagcccacgtgccacaactactgaagcccgcgcgcctggagcccgtgctctgcaacaagagaagccaccgcagtaagaagcccgtgcaccacaatgaagaggaaCCCCCCGCTtccagcaactagagaaagcccacagcccacgtgcagcaaagaagacacatcgcagccaaaaacaaacaaacaaaccccaaaacacagctTCCTATGCCAGGCTGAGGGGCTGGGACTCTTGTCCCAGGGGTGCTGGGGAGCCAAGGGAAGGATAGGTCACCTCTGCTTGTAGAAAGACCCCTGTGAAGACTGAAGGAGAGAGATAGGGGGCGCGGCTATGgtccagggagagaggaaggccCCTGGGAGAGGGGACTAAGCCTCAAGGACCGCTTACCCGGCTCAGGTCTCGGAATTCTTGTTTTGCGGAAATCGACTTCCCTGCTAGAGCGGGGCTGACCAACTTCTGGCTGGGAACATAGTACAACACCGCCCCTGTGTGGTTATTCTTAGCATTGTAACCAAGGTCTCCTATAAGTAAGACTGTCTTCTAAATCAGGACGCTTAGAAGAGTTAAAGAGGACActattacaaattaaaattacagtgaAACTATAAATTCGTTTCTAATTGGAATTTTCTAGGCCTTTCCCAGGAAACCCAGGATGTTCAGTCACCCTACTCAGAAGCTGCCTTTTCAGATCTTGAGGTGAAATGAAATTGTTTGTCTGATGAGAAAAATGGATGAAACTTGACCAAAGGCTGGGGTGTCACCCATGGCATTCCACCTACTGGGGATGgagacagggagtgggaaggaggcGGCTAGTGAGGGAGCTGGTAACTGACTGTATATCTGGAGGTCTGGACACTTTTATAAGTAAGGGGCATTTACAGTAGGTATTGAAGGCTGAATAGGAGTTtgctaagaaaagagaaagatgtgTTGATACAATATAGCAATGAAGACATCACTACAGACCTTTGCAACTTGCAAATTCCATTCGCATCTTTGATCTCAGGCTGTCCTTGCCACGGCCTTCTGGGGCCCACTGGTCCAAGATTTTCACCTTTGTCTGACTGAGAagaaaaccaagactcagagagaAGGAATAAATCTGAAGTACACAGCAGTTTGTGTCGGTACCAGGTGGTGAGTCATCCCTGCTCCTTCTCCTATCTGTGTTTTTGCATTCAAAGTTGGAATGTCCTTCCCCCTCTCTAAACGCTCCTGACAGACTACTCCCCCCTCAAAGCACAGCTCAGTCTCTGGGCACCTAGCCTCAAACCTGATAGTCTATCCCCTAGTCTCCACCTTCCCCAGACCCAGGAGTGCGGGCCTCCTGTCTCTGACCCAGAAGCCTGGCCCTCAGACAGAGTTGGCCCGGGGCTGTGTGCCTGCGGGGTGGTGGGATAGAGCAGGGTGTGCTGATTCAGTCACATTTATTTGGTCTCAGAGGCCACAGTCACggtcagggcaggggcagggctctTGGGTTAGGGGTCCTGCGTCTGCTCATTGCTGAGCctaagagaggaaaggagacagCGAGATACACGGAAACGTGGGACAGGAAGAGAGCCCCGAGATCTAGCCTGCTACCCCCGCCCTCTTCCCGCTCACCTTGTTGAAGAAGTAGATGGAGGTGAGGATGGTGAATACGGCTATGGCCAGGGTCGCATTCTGGGTGGAGGGGTCAGAGGTCAGGacccatcccttcccttccctctccccacccctaccccgggcctccctccccctgccggACCCCTCCTCACTTCCTGAACATTCATGGCCAGAGGTCTCAGCCGCAGGGTTGCttggcctctctctccctttcccggGCCTGTAAGCCAGAGAGGGAGGTGGGCCAGCAGAGCCTGACAGAGGGTCATCTGGGAGACCAGAATGGTGGCCATGGTGACAAGAGAAGGGCATTCTGGGTAAGGGGACCTTGTGGCAGAGGCTTGGGGGAGAGGGGAATTTGGGTACAGAATGTCACATGGAGTATGTGAACTTGGAAGGGGGACATCTGAGATGGGAGAGTCCAGACCTGCAACCCTGGGCGCCAGAAGtatcttggagaaaaaaaaaaaaaaaatgaaaaaagaagaaaaaaaaaagaagtatcttGGAACAGGAAGAGACTGGAAGCCAGAGAGCAGATGAGGTGGCCCAGGCAAAGTTTCCTCCAATGGTATCTGTCAGTTGCAAGATTTAGAGACACAGCAGGGGGAGGACCGAGCCTCCCAGAGCCTGGTCACCAGTTTGGGGGCGGAAGCAGCAGTTATAATGGTAGGACTCGTGGCAGAGGCAGCAGCGTTCCCATCTCTGGGCCACGGGGACAGTGATGTGCCCGGGACCCCCATGGCCCTCTGGCGGTCCTCCGCCAGCCCTCCCGAGAGTTTGTAGACCTAAATCTCTTTGGGTCCATCACGCCTTTAGAACTAACTTTGGGGTCACCAGAAACACAGAGGACAGAGGAAACCAGTGCAGTCAGCCCTCATTATCCGCGATTCCACCTCTGCCCCGAGTGGCTACAGGTTTGAGTCTGAGGACACGCACGTTCCTTTGTTGATCAAGGGGACAATCCTCTGCTCTCTTGTTTCAGCTCAAACAGAGAGCTGCCCAGAGGCCAGAGACAGGAGGGGGCAGTGCTGGGGAGGAGCTCCTGCTCTGGGGCCAGACGGATGGGTTTGGATCCCAGCTCTGGCACCTGTGAGTGGGGTGGCCTGGGGCAAATTTTCtagtttgtaaaaaacaaaaagaaaaaaaaaaaaggatctaccAGGATGAGTAGTTTTTTGGATTTAAGATTATAATCTacgtgacacacacacacacattttccctAGAagcaatgattcagtatttgctaaTCCTGCGTTCCCGGTGACTTTATGCAACATAAATGCTGGAAATGACATGAATCAGCTGTGAAATGATACCTGAGCGCACCAGCCAGAAAACTCCAGAAGGCAAGACACTGAACAGGGCAACTGGCATGGTCTCTCCAAGTCCGTGTCCCCAAAAAAACCAAGGCAAATGGACTTGCTCTATTTAAACAAATCCATAAGGCAAATGGACTTGCTCTATTTAAACAAATCCATAAGAGACATAAGACCAGATTTGATGGGTGATCCTGAACTGGATTCTGGTTTAGATAACTCAGCTGTAAAGGATATTGGGGGAGATATTGGGGACCTCTGAAAGGAGAGTGGGTATTAGATGAGATGAAAGTGTTACTGACATGGAAAGGAGGAGATTGTTCCAAAATTGCATGTGCGATATGATCTCATTTTGGTAAAAAGTACGTATATTTTTTAAAcgtggggatttccctggcggtccagtggttaagactctgcgcttccactgcagggtgcatgggttcgatccctcgttgaggaactaagatcccaggtGCCACGCGGTgcggcaggaaaaaaaaaaaagaacgtgtgTGTTGAAAAATCTGGAAGGATGCGCTGTCTCAGTGTTGCAGCAGAAAGCGGCAGGCGCAGCTCAAAAAGGTTTAATTGGAAGGAGTTTAATACAGGGCCCATGTTCAGAGTTGGTAGGACAGCGCAGCACTGGGCTTAGGAAACTTGGGGAGCTGCTGCCACCCAGTTGGGTCTGGATTGAGTCCCACCAAAGATCAAGTCCTCACCCccggtacctgtgaatgtgacttcatttggaaataggggTTTTGCAGATGTAAATCAAGTTAAGATCAGGtcataactggtgtccttataagaagaggagagactcagagacagacacacacacacaggccacaTGATGAGAGTCTGGAGTGACGCTTCTATAAGCCAGGGATTGTCAACAACACCGGAAACTGGGGAGAAGCAGGGAGCAGatccttcttcacagctctcaGAAGGGACCGACCCTGCTggaaccttgattttggacttctggcctccagaactgggagacgATACATTTCTGACGTCTAAACCAGccagtttgttacagcagctctagcAAACCAATACACACCTCTAGGCATCAAGGGGTGAGACCCATGTCATCAGAACCTCAAGGGACAGGGGGTTCCCCGAAGGAAGCTATACTGCAGCCAGTACCTCTCATCCTAGGAGTTCCTGCTCCCCTCCCTGGCTGGCTCCAATGGGGATCCAGAGGGCACGGGGGCCAGGATGGAGATGAAGACAGAGGCTTCCTCAAGGGCACAGAGCTGGACAGAGAATGGTGGAAAGTGGATCAGAGGAGTGGGGTGGGCCACCCCTGTATTTACGTGTGTGGCGGGCTGAGTAATAGACCCAAACTGGCCACACCCCAACCCCCAAAACCTGTGAGTATTTCCCTCACCTGGCTTAAGGGACTTTGCAGAGGTGATtacattaaggatcttgagacggGACTTGTCTTGGTCTGTTTGAGCTACTATAATAGAACACCATAGACGGGGTGGCTAACAAATAACACAACtatatttctcacagctctggaggctggaagtccaagatcaaggtgctggcagatttggtgtctggtaagAGCCTGCTTTCTTGTTCATAGATGGCCAATTACTCGatgtgtcctcatgtggtggaagagaccagggagctctctggggtctcttttaaaagggcactaatcccattcatgagggctccaccctcatgacctaatcaccccaaaggccccacctcctcatacCATCACCTTGGAGGTTCGGGTTAAAACATATGAATTTCGGGGTGGGGGACTCAGGAAGTGGGCTGACAAGACATCTTTATTTAAAGTACATTAccatggggacttccttggtggtccagtggttaagactctatgcttctaatgcagggggtgtgggtttgatccctggtcagggaactaagatcccatgtgccatgcagccaaaaataaaataaaataaagaacattgcCATGGAGCCAGCCTCCAGCATAGCCCCCAGTGAGTCTCACCTCCTGGAGTTCATATCCCATGTAGTCTCCTCCCTCATGGAATAGGGTCAACCTGTGTAAATAGTGGAATATGGTGGAAATGGCAGAGGGTGACTTCTGAGGCTGGGCTATAAAAGACACTGCTATGCCTTGGGTTAGTCACTCTGGGGGAAGCTGGTGGCCATGCTGTGAAGATGCTCAAGCAGCCCTATGGGAGGCCCGTGTGGTGAGGgggctgaggcctcctgccaacagccacatCAGTAAGCTTGGCAGTGGCTCTTCCAGTGCCAGTCGAGTTTTCACGTGACTGCAGCCCTGGTGGATATCTGACTACAatctcatgagagaccctgagccagaatcaCCCAGCTAAGCCACCCCCAAATTCCTGGCCCACAAAAGCTGTGAGAGATAATAAATGGCTACTGTCCTAACCCattaagttttttggttttttttttgcggtacgcgggcctctcactgttgtggcctctcccattgcggagcacaggctctgaacgcgcaggctcagcggccatggcccacaggcccagctgctccgcggcatgtgggatcttcccagaccgggacacaaacccatgtcccctgcatcggcaggcggactctcaaccactgcgccaccagggaagcccccattaagTTTTAGAGTGATTTGTTACGCAGCAGTACATAACCAACACTATTTAGTACTTACCCTGAGAAATGCTGTTCTAAGCGCTGAATATATTTGAACTCATTAATCCTGAAAGCAACTCTCCAAGGAACAGACTATGCTTGTCCCCGTTGtatgaatgaggaaacagagagatgcagtaacttgcccaaagtcacacagcttataTATGGcaaagctggggtttgaacccagccTGTCCAAACTCCAGGGTGTACATGTTCAACCTCTGGGCCATGCTGGCTTTGGCCAGCTGTGGGTGGCACTGGAAGAAGTCACCAAGAAGTCCAAGAGAGCCTCAAAGAGCCCCAACATTTAAGGGgtgagaaaaagaacagaagtgCCTGGtggagtggggaaggaggggagggcagagtctAGAatgtggggcggggcggggttcTCCCTCTATCTGTGCCCACTTTAAGGGctcctaggttcaaatcccaactttgccacttactagctgtgttcCCTCAGGCAGATTACTTACCCTtgctgtgccttggtttccccgtCTGCACCATGGAGATGGTGATAATCAGATCAACACTTCCTGGGGttgtggtgaagattaaatgggtCAGTCCACGGTGAATCCAAGGCTGACAAAGGCCCTGGGGGATTGGGCTCTGCGGGGAGGCGTGCTGGGACCTGCTCTTCGGGGGGGCGTTGCTGAGGCGGGGGTAATGAGCAGGTGGGGCTGCGGCACAGACAGTGGGCTGAGCTCAGCGTCTGGCTGTGTGGAAATGGCCGGGCCAGGGTTTCGGGGCCACCCTGCTGGacttctcctgctgctgctgctgctaccccAGGCCCTGACAGAGGGACCCCTGGTCTTTGTGGCTGTGGTGAGGTGCCCCACCCCCGCTGCCCGGCCCCTCATGTCCCCCAGGCCAGCCCTGACCTGGTCCCCTCCCCAGGTGTTCCGCCATGGCGACCGGGCCCCGCTGGCCTCCTATCCCACTGACCCGCACAAGGAGGCTGTATCTACCCTGTGGCCACGTGGCCTGGGCCAGCTGACCGGGGTGAGAAGCTGGGGATGGGAGCAAGGGGTGGGGCAGTGTGGAGAGGGGTCCGCTGAGCCTGCTCTGTCCCCAGGAAGGGGTCCGCCAGCAGCTGGAGCTGGGCCGCTTCCTGAGGAGTCGCTACGAGGATTTTCTGAGCCCCGAGTACCGGCGGGAGGAGGTACTGCCTTACTGACCTCCATCTTACCTCCTGACCTTCCACCTCTGACTTCCACTGACTCTAGTGTTTCCCTTGGCCTCCACCTCTGGCCTTTGACCCCCATCAACCTGACCTGCACCTTATGTCTGATCTCTGACCCCTGAACCATCGACTAAACCACGTTGACCTCTGACTCTATCTCACCTGAGTCACATCTTGACCTCTGACCTCCATCATCTCTGACTTTATTTTCTGTCCTCCACCTCTGTGTTCTGACTCCCCCTGACTCCAACCAGACCCTCTGACCTCTGACTCCGAAACCTGATTGATTCTGTCTTTGACCCTCATTGATTCTACTTGCCCTTCTGACTCCAAACTTTGACCTCTACCCTTCCTCAAATCTGACTTTCCTATACCTTCCTCTGTCTCCTGACAGATCCCCAGTTAGGATCATTCCTCCTGACCCCTGACCTCTGATCCCTGATACACATGTACTGAACTCTGACCCCATGACCTCCAATCTGCCCTCCTCATCTTGACTTctaacttccagcctccagcgaTTCTTAtattcctttacttttaaaaaatttatttatttaatttatttacttttggctatgttgggtctttgttgctgcgcgcgggctttctctagttgcggtgagcacgggcttctcactgcggtggcttctcttgttgtggagcacgggctctaggcgcggacttcagtagttgtgccttgcaggctcagtagttgtggcttgtaggctcagtagttgtggcgcacggggctagttgctccgcggcatgtgggatcttcccggaccagggcttgaacccatgtcccctgctttggcaggcggattcttaaccactgcgccaccagggaagcccctgatattCCTTTCTGACTTTCATTGACTCAAATGACCCCTTAATCCTCAATGTCCACCCAACTTCTGACCCCCAACCCAACTGCTCCTGACATTGACCTCTGGCCCTTGATCCCAGCTTCCAAAATTGAAGGCCAGCCCCTGAACCCGCCCTGAGTTTTGACCCCCAACACCTGAACTTCGACTCTGAACTTAATCTGAAGCTTTTGGTTTGCTGCTATAGCTGACCTCTGACCCTGACCGTGGTACCCTGGCCTGGCCTCTCCCCACCGCACCCAGGTGTACATTCGCAGCACAGACTTTGACCGGACCCTGGAGAGCGCTCAGGCCAACCTAGCGGGGCTTTTCCCTGAGGCCGCCCCAGGGCGCTCCGAGGCCACCTGGAGGCCGATCCCTGTGCACACGGTGCCCGTCACTGAGGACAAGGTCAGGGGGCTGGACAgggcctggaggtgggagggatggagggagacagGGACCCCAGAGACGGAGAGGGCCAGCGGCTGAGAGAGGAGGCTCGGGGCCTGGATGGGTGGTTCCCGGGAGCCAGAACACCCAGACCTTCCCTGGGGCTGAGCTGTCCTGATGGGGTGAGCCGCCTACCCGACACTGTGCAGCCGGATCTGGGAGAGACGCTGGACCGGAGACAGGGCCCCACAGCCCGACTCCCCCCGCCTGCAGTCGGGCCCCGGTCACGCTGCTGTCCCCGCTGAGCCTCCGTTTTCTCCAGCTGCTGAGGTTCCCTACACGAAGCTGTCCCCGATACCAGGAGCTGCTGAGGGAGGCCACGGAGGCCGCCGAGTACCAGACGGCCCTGGAGGGTTGGACGGTGAGCAGGGCCTGTGTGGTGGGGCAGGATggggcggggccggcggggcggggcggggctggcggGATAGGGCGGGACCTGCGATGCAGGGCGGGGCCAGTGGAGCGGGGCGGGGCCGGCAGGACCTCGTGGGACCCACCGGGCTCGGAGGTCTGTCAGGCTCACCCAGCCCAGTCCGGTGCATCCAGGACTTCTTGACTCACCTGGAGAACTTCACGGGGCTGTCGCTGGTCGGGGAGCCGCTCCGCAGGGCGTGGAAAGTTCTGGACACTCTTATTTGCCAGGTGGGTCCCTGCCTCACCCACCCAGCCAAGTCGTTTATggcacctgggttcaaatcccagctttgccgCTCACTACCTGTGTTCCCGCAGGCAAGTCACTtaagtgcctcagtttccccatctacacAATGGGGATGGCGACACACGTATCAACACCCCCTGGGTTGCTGTTTAGATCAAAACGGGTTAATTCACGTGATGCCTtagaacagcgcctggcacacagcgAGGCCTTTCAATCTGTGTGCTTGCAACTCCAATCCCCCAGTTCCATAAGCGGAAAAGCGCCGGTAACTACGGCTTCGGCGGCAGGAGCTGACCTGAAGCTGCATGACGCTGGTAGTCTTTTCTTACCCCACTTTACGGGAATGTATGTCTAAGGGGGCTGCCCCAGACCCCACTGGATGTGTTATGAGGTATAAGGTATCCTCACCACTGTACCTTTCTAAAATTCCAAACGTCTGATTCTAGAACAGCTCTGGACCCAAGGATTTTGGAGAAGGCCTTCTGGAATGATGGTCATTCCTATGCTTAATTAATAATCGCTATCGCCCACCCCACCAGACCTAGCCCATGAGGGTCGGGAGAGAGGATTGCAGCTGATGGGGGCAACACAGGAGGGCCTAAGGGGGGCACGAAGAGCTAAGGACGTTGCGGTCACTttgtcccctccctctctccccccagcaAGCCCACGGTCTCCCCCTCCCATCCTGGGCCTCCCCGGATGTCCTGCAGACACTAGCTCAGATCTCGGCTTTGGATATTGGGGCACACGTGGGCCCACCCGGGGCAGCAGAGAAGGCCCAGCTGTCTGGGGGTGAGgtgtggagctgggaggctgggaggctgggaggctgaggCGCCTTCCTCTGGGAAGTTCTTAGCACTCTGTCTCGCCCTGTCAGGAATCCTGCTGGATGCCATCCTTGCCAATTTCTCTCGGGTGCAGCACTTAGGGCTGCCCCTCAAGATGGTCATGTATTCGGCTGTGAGTCTTTGGGAAGGGAGGCAGTGCCACGTGGGCACAGGGATGGGAGGGGCACAGGGATGGGAGGGGCACAGGGATGGGAGGGGCACAGGGATGGGAGGGGCACAGGGATGGAACCTCAGCCTGATGCCTTGAGTAACTCTTATCTCCAAACCATATTCTTGGACCATATCACTAGAGGCATGGAATCTGGAAGGAGGGAGGTGATGGTGTTATGGGAAAGAATTCAGTTTTTCTTCAAGGACTGGCTTTTTAACTGAGCTGTCATCATACTTCGTGTCTAGTTAACCAATCTTTATTACGTGACCACCTGTAACTGGTGGGGCTGCCTCCAGGGTGAGCAGGTTTGGGGGGACTGGTTCTAAGGGGTCTGAGGGACATCTAGGAGGCAGAGGGATGCACAAGCTCAGGAGAGAGGAGACATCTGGAGGAGCCCCGAGTCAGCCCTGGATCCGCCTGCAGCACGACAGCACTCTCCTGGCTCTCCAGGCGGCCCTGGGCCTCTATGATGGGCACACACCGCCTTATGCCGCCTGCCTCGGCTTTGAGTTCCGGAGGCGCCTTGGGGACCCGGATGACGACGCAGGGTGAGGAGGGGGTGGTACCCGGGAATGGGCAGGCCAGAACTCTCAGGAGGAGCGATGCGGTGCCAGGTAGAGGGCATGGCCCAGGCACAGGCTCCGAGGGGAATTTACTGGGGACGGAATCGGGAAGGAGTCAGGAGCCCAGTTCTCCACCCAGCTGCTCTCCTCCAGATATCAGGTCAGCAgtagggaaggcagggaggggcctgggtaccaccacctcctctctccctccaggaATGTCACCATCTCCCTCTTCTACCGCAACGACTCTGCTGGCTTACCCTTGACCCTCAGCCTCCCCGGGTGCCCGGCGGCCTGCCCCTTAGGCCGCTTCCGCCAGCTGACGGCCCCCGCTCGGCCTCCGGCTCACGGGGTCCCCTGCCATGGCTTCTACGAGCCCGCCGCCCCCGCAGGTGACGGCCCCCggtgctggggtgggagggggcggcTCAGTCTGGAGACTCACCCCCGCCCCCGTTCTCCCCGCAGCCACCGCGGTGCCTCTGCTCGCTGGTGCTGTGGCTGTGCTGGCAGCCCTCAGCACGGGGCTGGGCCTGCTGGCCTGCAGAGCCGGCTGCCTGCGGGCCTGGGGGCGCCCCGTGTGAGCCACGGAACCGGCACCGTTTCCCCCGCAG contains the following coding sequences:
- the ACP4 gene encoding testicular acid phosphatase, whose product is MGQSTVNPRLTKALGDWALRGGVLGPALRGGVAEAGVMSRWGCGTDSGLSSASGCVEMAGPGFRGHPAGLLLLLLLLPQALTEGPLVFVAVVRCPTPAARPLMSPRPALTWSPPQVFRHGDRAPLASYPTDPHKEAVSTLWPRGLGQLTGEGVRQQLELGRFLRSRYEDFLSPEYRREEVYIRSTDFDRTLESAQANLAGLFPEAAPGRSEATWRPIPVHTVPVTEDKLLRFPTRSCPRYQELLREATEAAEYQTALEGWTDFLTHLENFTGLSLVGEPLRRAWKVLDTLICQQAHGLPLPSWASPDVLQTLAQISALDIGAHVGPPGAAEKAQLSGGILLDAILANFSRVQHLGLPLKMVMYSAHDSTLLALQAALGLYDGHTPPYAACLGFEFRRRLGDPDDDAGNVTISLFYRNDSAGLPLTLSLPGCPAACPLGRFRQLTAPARPPAHGVPCHGFYEPAAPAATAVPLLAGAVAVLAALSTGLGLLACRAGCLRAWGRPV